In Ruania zhangjianzhongii, the following proteins share a genomic window:
- a CDS encoding MFS transporter: MTRPAIPAEIKVLVAAAFVIAVGFGLVSPVLPAYARSFDVGVAAASVVVSAFAFFRLVFAPAGGALVDKLGERPVYVTGLIIVALSSLATAFAQSYVQLLLVRGLGGIGSTMFTVSAMSLVVRLAPPSIRGRCTSAYATAFLLGGMLGPVLGGLLAEFGLRVPFIVYAVALFVAALVVAVRLKGASLRPEQQRVEQPPMRVRQAWGNSAFRAAMVSGFANGWCNFGVRVAVLPQLAVAVHDEPWVAGAALACAAVGTAGTLQFSGRWADSAGRRPLVLTGLLVTAIGLGLMGLADGLVLLMALSVFSGIGGGLLNPAQQATLADIVGNDRSGSKVLATFQMAQDTGAILGPILVGLVADQFGFGWAFVVTGAVALAAMLPWFSAEETAPVEVDSPRQ, encoded by the coding sequence GTGACCCGCCCCGCCATTCCCGCTGAGATCAAAGTGCTCGTGGCGGCGGCCTTCGTGATCGCCGTCGGCTTCGGCCTGGTCTCCCCGGTGCTACCGGCCTACGCCCGGTCCTTCGATGTCGGCGTGGCCGCCGCCTCCGTGGTGGTCTCCGCATTCGCGTTCTTCCGGCTGGTCTTCGCCCCCGCCGGTGGCGCGCTGGTGGACAAGCTCGGGGAGCGGCCGGTGTACGTCACCGGGCTGATCATCGTCGCCCTGAGCTCCTTGGCGACGGCGTTCGCCCAGTCCTATGTGCAGCTCCTGCTGGTCCGGGGGCTGGGTGGGATCGGCTCGACGATGTTCACCGTCTCGGCGATGTCCCTGGTGGTGCGGCTCGCGCCGCCGTCGATCCGGGGGCGGTGCACCTCCGCGTATGCGACGGCGTTCCTGCTCGGTGGCATGCTCGGCCCGGTGTTGGGCGGGCTGCTGGCCGAGTTCGGGCTGCGAGTGCCGTTCATCGTCTACGCCGTGGCCCTGTTCGTTGCTGCGCTGGTAGTGGCCGTGCGGCTGAAGGGGGCGAGCCTTCGCCCGGAGCAGCAGCGGGTGGAGCAGCCGCCGATGCGGGTGCGGCAGGCGTGGGGCAACTCGGCGTTCCGGGCGGCGATGGTCTCTGGGTTTGCGAACGGTTGGTGCAACTTCGGTGTGCGAGTGGCGGTGCTGCCCCAGCTCGCGGTCGCGGTGCACGATGAGCCCTGGGTGGCAGGTGCGGCCCTTGCCTGTGCGGCAGTGGGTACGGCTGGCACTCTGCAGTTCTCCGGGCGTTGGGCGGACAGCGCCGGCCGGCGGCCGCTGGTGCTCACGGGGCTATTGGTCACCGCGATCGGCCTCGGGCTGATGGGTCTGGCCGATGGACTGGTGCTGCTGATGGCACTCTCGGTGTTCTCCGGGATCGGCGGGGGCCTGCTCAATCCGGCGCAGCAGGCAACGTTGGCGGACATCGTCGGCAACGACCGGTCGGGGAGCAAAGTGCTCGCCACGTTCCAGATGGCGCAGGACACCGGTGCGATCCTTGGTCCGATTTTGGTGGGGTTGGTGGCGGACCAGTTCGGCTTCGGGTGGGCGTTCGTGGTGACCGGCGCGGTGGCGCTGGCGGCGATGCTGCCCTGGTTCTCAGCGGAGGAGACCGCGCCGGTAGAGGTGGACTCACCGCGGCAGTGA
- a CDS encoding DUF6318 family protein — protein sequence MVSRRGRMLWALAGLLVLTGCTPAEGEETTTPTVSESPSESTEPATDDPTGDDDASGGDDPSEDPSEPPEVEAPERPAEMDEETVDGAIAAAKYFVNLYPYVYASGDLAEWDALSDEGCGFCTNVRDRASELHDEGGFSVGGDVDISSSDGGGPFEEDVYTVELAVTIGASEFVYPDGTRTPYSAVEDPEFLLSMRWESEGWLVLGVVAGDDS from the coding sequence ATGGTGAGCCGACGGGGGCGAATGCTGTGGGCACTAGCGGGGTTGCTGGTGCTCACTGGGTGCACGCCGGCTGAGGGGGAGGAGACGACGACCCCGACGGTGTCGGAGAGCCCATCGGAGTCCACCGAGCCGGCGACCGACGATCCGACCGGTGACGATGATGCCTCGGGTGGGGACGATCCGAGCGAGGATCCGTCCGAGCCGCCGGAGGTCGAGGCGCCCGAGCGCCCGGCGGAGATGGACGAGGAGACCGTCGACGGCGCGATCGCCGCGGCGAAGTACTTCGTCAATCTCTACCCATACGTTTACGCGTCGGGTGACCTTGCTGAATGGGACGCGCTCAGTGACGAGGGCTGTGGCTTCTGCACGAACGTGCGGGACCGGGCCTCAGAACTGCATGACGAGGGGGGCTTCAGCGTTGGTGGGGACGTTGATATTTCGTCCTCCGATGGGGGCGGTCCATTTGAGGAAGACGTGTACACAGTTGAACTCGCCGTAACGATTGGTGCGTCAGAGTTCGTATATCCAGACGGCACGCGCACACCCTATTCCGCCGTCGAGGATCCGGAGTTTCTCCTTTCAATGCGCTGGGAATCCGAGGGCTGGTTGGTGCTCGGAGTGGTCGCAGGAGACGACTCGTGA
- a CDS encoding LuxR family transcriptional regulator codes for MGVGLVHEARRACEHHAWLDACVLFTQADGETALLAADLDAWAVAAHLTGDHQTAELAWGRAHHGWVDQSDPSHAVRSAFWLGLTLVLAGENARAGAWFARAGRLLEDTPDTGAADYLRLPLALQALHGGHPRDALSTFTLIAGRAGRAGRAGSAEGVGTAATAATAATAEPPGGAADRDLATLARLGQGQSRIALGDAAAGLAILDEAMLAVTDDDVTPLVAGFVYCAVILACRDVFDVRRAQQWTTALTDWCARQQGIQPYQGQCLVHRSELFQLRGTWVQALAAADDACAHLAGRPGDPAQGMAHYQLAELLRLRGEFSRAADEYRVAGTWGHPVQPGMALLRLAEGRIDDALAATGSLLTEAQEPAATIRALAACVEVALAAGKVELARRHLEELVAGAEPVTTEFLRATCEFARGQVLLAEGEPEAAAVALRASTAAWRDLQAPYEAARATMYLGLACHTLGDRDSADLAWAGAREQFTAIGAVTDLARLASLSTGQAGSDRRAPPSALTGREGEILVHVAAGETNRQIATALAISEHTVRRHLQNVFAKLDLPSRAAATAWAYRHDLLPRD; via the coding sequence ATGGGCGTGGGCCTGGTCCACGAAGCCCGGCGCGCGTGCGAACACCACGCCTGGCTGGATGCCTGCGTGCTGTTCACCCAGGCCGACGGCGAAACGGCACTGCTCGCGGCGGACCTGGATGCCTGGGCGGTGGCCGCGCATCTCACCGGGGACCACCAGACGGCGGAACTCGCCTGGGGCCGGGCGCACCACGGTTGGGTCGACCAGTCAGACCCCAGCCACGCCGTCCGTAGCGCCTTCTGGCTCGGCCTGACCCTCGTTCTCGCCGGTGAGAACGCCCGCGCTGGAGCCTGGTTCGCCCGGGCCGGGCGCCTGCTCGAAGACACTCCGGACACCGGTGCCGCCGACTATCTTCGTCTGCCGCTCGCGCTCCAAGCCCTGCACGGCGGCCACCCGCGCGATGCGCTCAGCACCTTCACCCTCATCGCCGGGAGGGCCGGGAGGGCCGGGAGGGCCGGGAGTGCCGAGGGCGTCGGGACCGCCGCGACCGCCGCGACCGCCGCGACCGCCGAGCCCCCTGGCGGCGCGGCGGACCGCGACCTGGCCACGCTCGCTCGTCTGGGACAGGGCCAGTCCCGGATCGCACTCGGGGACGCTGCCGCAGGGCTGGCCATCCTGGACGAGGCGATGCTCGCCGTCACCGACGACGATGTCACCCCGCTGGTCGCGGGCTTCGTCTACTGTGCGGTGATCCTCGCCTGCCGGGACGTGTTCGACGTGCGTCGGGCGCAGCAGTGGACCACGGCGCTGACCGACTGGTGCGCCCGGCAGCAGGGCATCCAGCCCTACCAGGGCCAGTGCCTGGTCCACCGGTCCGAACTCTTCCAGCTGCGCGGCACGTGGGTGCAGGCCCTTGCGGCGGCCGACGACGCCTGTGCCCACCTGGCCGGCCGGCCGGGGGACCCGGCCCAGGGGATGGCGCACTATCAGCTGGCTGAGCTGTTGCGGCTGCGTGGCGAGTTCAGCAGGGCCGCGGACGAATACCGGGTGGCGGGCACCTGGGGCCACCCGGTGCAGCCCGGGATGGCGTTGTTGCGCTTGGCCGAAGGGCGTATCGACGACGCACTGGCGGCTACCGGTTCGCTCCTCACCGAAGCGCAGGAGCCGGCGGCCACGATCCGCGCCCTGGCCGCCTGCGTCGAGGTGGCGTTGGCGGCAGGCAAGGTGGAACTGGCGCGCCGGCACCTGGAGGAACTGGTCGCCGGGGCGGAACCGGTCACCACCGAGTTCCTGCGGGCAACGTGTGAGTTCGCTCGTGGCCAGGTGCTGCTGGCCGAGGGAGAGCCGGAGGCAGCGGCGGTAGCCTTGCGCGCCAGCACCGCGGCCTGGCGGGATCTGCAGGCGCCGTACGAGGCAGCACGCGCCACGATGTACCTCGGCCTCGCCTGCCACACCCTCGGTGACCGCGATTCTGCCGACCTCGCCTGGGCCGGCGCCCGGGAGCAGTTCACCGCGATCGGTGCGGTCACCGATCTGGCCCGGCTGGCCTCGCTGAGCACCGGTCAGGCGGGCTCGGACCGGCGAGCTCCGCCGTCGGCGTTGACCGGGCGAGAAGGGGAGATCCTGGTGCACGTCGCGGCCGGGGAGACGAACCGGCAGATCGCCACCGCGCTCGCGATCAGCGAGCACACGGTGCGCCGCCACCTGCAGAACGTCTTCGCGAAGCTCGACCTGCCGTCCCGGGCCGCCGCCACCGCGTGGGCCTACCGCCATGACCTGCTGCCCCGGGACTGA
- a CDS encoding class I SAM-dependent methyltransferase — MTSTDPTSTDPTSDQIRHAWDAIAVRFDQFVTPTATDNAELTLTHAPLGTGTRLLDVACGSGALAIPAARAGATVTAVDISPQMIELLSTRARAAGLTVDARVLDAHALDLPDDAFDVSVSQNGVTMSARLGRCLTEMARVTRPGGTVLVAAFGPLPAVEFLSMFFAGVRTAVPEFVGLPTDPPPPPFRVAAPQALAENLIEAGVRDVAVHQVSWDTPVASADALWDEVTASNPLGGQVVAGLDEGHRTEALAVLDGMLRERFGGSPGGVLRAAVNVAVGTA; from the coding sequence ATGACCAGCACCGACCCGACCAGCACCGACCCGACCAGCGACCAGATCCGCCACGCGTGGGACGCGATCGCCGTCAGATTCGACCAGTTCGTCACCCCGACCGCCACCGACAACGCCGAGCTCACCCTCACCCACGCGCCGCTCGGCACCGGCACCCGTCTGCTCGACGTCGCCTGTGGCAGCGGCGCGCTGGCGATCCCGGCCGCCCGCGCCGGCGCAACGGTGACCGCGGTGGACATCTCACCGCAGATGATCGAGCTGCTGAGCACCCGGGCACGGGCCGCCGGCCTCACCGTGGACGCTCGCGTGCTGGATGCGCACGCGTTGGACCTTCCCGATGACGCCTTCGACGTCAGCGTCTCCCAGAACGGCGTCACGATGTCCGCCCGGCTCGGCCGCTGCCTGACCGAGATGGCACGGGTGACGCGCCCCGGCGGCACCGTCCTGGTGGCCGCGTTCGGTCCACTACCTGCGGTGGAGTTCCTCAGCATGTTCTTCGCCGGCGTGCGGACGGCGGTCCCCGAGTTCGTCGGTCTTCCCACCGATCCGCCCCCGCCACCCTTCCGGGTGGCCGCACCGCAGGCGCTGGCGGAGAACCTGATCGAGGCCGGAGTGCGGGACGTGGCGGTGCACCAGGTGAGCTGGGATACTCCGGTCGCCTCGGCCGATGCGCTGTGGGACGAGGTCACCGCGTCCAACCCGCTCGGCGGACAAGTCGTCGCTGGCCTGGACGAGGGTCACCGGACCGAGGCGCTGGCCGTGCTGGACGGCATGCTCCGCGAGCGATTCGGTGGGTCACCCGGGGGAGTGCTCCGGGCGGCGGTGAACGTCGCCGTGGGCACGGCGTGA
- a CDS encoding iron-siderophore ABC transporter substrate-binding protein, whose product MFRSTRRAVIAAAALVAVGLTACSGGTEAADEPDSTDGSAATEWSPVTIEHALGTTTIEERPERVAAIGWANHEVALALGIVPVGMPTTPWGDDDGDGVHPWVEDTLTELGAETPALFDETDGIDFEAVANTEPDVILAAYSGLSQEDYDTLSQIAPVAAYPETAWGTPWREIVEVNATALGMAEEGAALVTEIEDKIAAAVAEHPELEGATAMMVTHVDPTDLSEINFYNAYDTRSQFFEDLGMTIPQSLIDVSTDPTVWNGSVSTEQADVFSDVDVFVTYGGQELIDALEGDPLLSQLPAVANDAVVSLPGDGPLGTAANPTPLQVLNSDLVEQYVALLADAADNA is encoded by the coding sequence GTGTTCCGTTCCACTCGCCGCGCCGTCATCGCCGCGGCCGCACTCGTCGCCGTCGGTCTGACCGCCTGTTCTGGCGGCACCGAGGCTGCCGACGAGCCCGACTCCACCGACGGCTCCGCCGCCACGGAATGGAGCCCCGTCACCATCGAGCACGCCCTCGGCACCACCACGATCGAGGAGCGGCCGGAACGTGTCGCCGCCATCGGCTGGGCGAACCACGAGGTCGCCCTCGCTCTGGGCATCGTGCCGGTCGGTATGCCGACCACCCCCTGGGGCGACGACGACGGCGACGGCGTGCACCCCTGGGTGGAGGACACGCTCACCGAGCTCGGTGCCGAGACCCCGGCGCTGTTCGACGAGACTGACGGCATCGACTTCGAGGCCGTCGCGAACACAGAGCCGGACGTGATCCTCGCCGCATACTCCGGCCTCAGCCAGGAGGACTACGACACCCTGTCCCAGATCGCTCCCGTGGCGGCCTACCCCGAGACCGCCTGGGGCACCCCGTGGCGGGAGATCGTGGAGGTGAACGCGACCGCCCTGGGTATGGCCGAGGAGGGCGCAGCGCTCGTCACCGAGATCGAGGACAAGATCGCCGCCGCGGTGGCCGAGCACCCCGAGCTTGAGGGTGCCACCGCGATGATGGTCACCCACGTGGACCCGACCGATCTGAGCGAGATCAACTTCTACAACGCCTACGACACCCGCTCCCAGTTCTTCGAGGACCTGGGCATGACGATCCCGCAGAGCTTGATCGACGTCTCGACCGATCCGACTGTGTGGAACGGCAGCGTCAGCACCGAGCAGGCAGACGTGTTCTCCGACGTGGACGTCTTCGTCACCTATGGCGGCCAGGAGCTGATCGACGCTCTCGAGGGTGACCCGCTGCTGTCCCAGCTACCCGCAGTAGCCAACGACGCCGTGGTGAGCCTGCCTGGCGACGGTCCCCTCGGTACCGCCGCCAACCCCACGCCGCTTCAGGTGCTGAACTCCGATCTGGTGGAACAGTACGTGGCGCTGCTGGCTGACGCGGCCGATAACGCCTAG
- a CDS encoding iron ABC transporter permease — translation MRVLALLALTALVAVLIGVSVSYGSRAVGLDDILAALGGASDGFDQGAVARRIPRTWLAVIAGAGLAVSGAVMQGVTRNPLADPGILGVTTGASLAVVIGMAWFGIATVTAYITFAIVGAGATAALVYLIGSLGRDGATPLKLTLAGAATTAALASFVTAVVLPRQDIAEGATSWQIGGVGGATAASIGTVAPFLAAGLVLCLLMARGLNTLALGDDVATGLGERVGWTRAVAALGAVVLAGAVTAVTGPIAFVGLVVPHVCRLIAGPDHRWLLPLSALGGAALLTAADVLGRVVARPEEVDVGILVAIVGAPVFIAIVRRHRVREL, via the coding sequence GTGCGTGTGCTCGCACTGCTGGCGCTGACGGCGCTGGTGGCGGTGCTCATCGGGGTCTCCGTGTCGTACGGATCACGGGCCGTCGGCCTGGACGATATCCTCGCTGCGCTCGGTGGCGCGTCCGATGGCTTCGACCAGGGCGCCGTCGCGCGGCGGATCCCGCGTACCTGGCTGGCGGTGATCGCCGGGGCCGGGTTGGCGGTCTCCGGCGCGGTGATGCAGGGCGTGACTCGCAACCCGCTCGCCGACCCCGGCATCCTCGGCGTGACCACCGGGGCCTCGCTCGCGGTGGTGATCGGGATGGCCTGGTTCGGGATCGCCACGGTCACCGCCTACATTACCTTCGCCATCGTCGGCGCGGGCGCGACCGCAGCCCTCGTCTACCTGATCGGCTCCCTCGGCCGAGACGGCGCGACCCCGCTGAAGCTGACTCTGGCGGGCGCTGCCACCACGGCCGCCCTCGCCTCGTTCGTCACCGCGGTGGTGCTGCCTCGGCAGGATATCGCCGAGGGGGCGACGTCCTGGCAGATCGGCGGCGTCGGTGGCGCGACGGCTGCGTCGATCGGCACAGTGGCGCCATTCCTCGCGGCCGGCCTGGTCCTCTGCTTGCTGATGGCTCGGGGTCTGAACACGCTCGCTCTCGGTGACGATGTGGCCACCGGGCTCGGGGAGCGGGTCGGCTGGACGAGGGCAGTGGCCGCCCTGGGTGCGGTGGTGCTCGCCGGAGCAGTGACCGCCGTCACCGGCCCGATCGCCTTCGTCGGTCTCGTGGTGCCGCATGTCTGCCGCCTGATCGCCGGGCCCGACCATCGGTGGTTGCTGCCGCTGAGCGCGCTCGGTGGTGCCGCTCTGCTCACCGCGGCCGATGTCCTCGGGCGAGTGGTCGCCCGCCCGGAAGAGGTGGACGTCGGGATCCTGGTGGCGATTGTGGGAGCACCGGTCTTCATCGCGATCGTGCGCCGACACCGGGTGCGTGAACTGTGA
- a CDS encoding FecCD family ABC transporter permease has protein sequence MTAVQTREAAHAPQGSHAEAVTRVSAGRLGRSRRRRTVITVLLLVTAGAYAASLMVGHTFYSPGEVIGVILGQEVPGASFTVGTLRLPRACLALLVGLCFGLGGVTFQTMLRNPLASPDIIGISSGASAAAVFSIVVLGFTGAAVSAVAIVAGLAVALAVYLLSYRRGVAGTRLVLIGIGVGAMFNSVVSWVLERAPQYELQEAMRWLTGSLNGARWSDVVPVLGAVAVLAPVLLAQARNLGGLQLGDDCAIALGIRVERTRIVAIIAAVGLIAFATAAAGPIAFVAFLSGPIAARIVGPRGSLLVPAALVGAVLVLVADLVAQFALGTRFPVGVVTGVLGAPYLLYLIVRINRAGGSL, from the coding sequence GTGACCGCCGTCCAGACCCGGGAGGCTGCGCACGCCCCGCAGGGTTCGCACGCGGAGGCAGTGACGCGGGTGAGCGCCGGCCGCCTGGGCCGGTCCCGGCGCCGCCGCACGGTGATCACCGTTCTCCTGCTCGTGACCGCAGGGGCGTACGCGGCGAGCCTGATGGTCGGGCACACCTTCTACTCGCCCGGGGAGGTGATCGGCGTCATCCTCGGCCAGGAGGTGCCGGGGGCCTCCTTCACCGTCGGCACCCTCCGGCTGCCACGCGCGTGCCTGGCGCTGCTCGTCGGGCTGTGCTTCGGCCTGGGCGGGGTCACCTTCCAGACCATGTTGCGCAATCCACTGGCGAGCCCGGACATTATCGGTATCTCCTCCGGGGCCAGCGCGGCAGCCGTGTTCTCCATCGTGGTGCTCGGGTTCACCGGTGCCGCGGTCTCAGCAGTCGCCATCGTCGCTGGGCTCGCAGTCGCGCTCGCGGTCTACCTGCTCTCCTACCGCCGCGGAGTCGCGGGGACCCGGTTGGTATTGATCGGGATCGGTGTCGGCGCGATGTTCAACTCCGTGGTCTCCTGGGTGCTGGAACGCGCGCCCCAGTACGAGCTGCAGGAGGCCATGCGTTGGCTCACCGGCAGCCTGAACGGCGCCCGGTGGAGCGATGTCGTCCCGGTGCTGGGCGCCGTCGCCGTCCTGGCACCGGTGCTGCTGGCCCAGGCGCGCAATCTTGGCGGGCTCCAGCTCGGCGACGACTGCGCCATCGCGCTCGGCATCCGGGTCGAGCGCACCCGGATCGTAGCCATCATCGCCGCGGTGGGGTTGATCGCTTTCGCGACGGCGGCGGCCGGCCCGATCGCGTTCGTCGCCTTCCTCTCCGGTCCGATTGCTGCCCGCATCGTCGGTCCACGCGGTTCCCTGCTGGTGCCGGCGGCGCTGGTGGGGGCCGTGCTGGTGCTGGTGGCCGATCTGGTGGCCCAGTTCGCGCTGGGCACCCGCTTCCCGGTCGGTGTGGTCACCGGTGTGCTCGGTGCCCCCTACCTGCTCTACCTGATCGTGCGCATCAACCGGGCCGGAGGTTCGCTATGA